A window from Vigna angularis cultivar LongXiaoDou No.4 chromosome 7, ASM1680809v1, whole genome shotgun sequence encodes these proteins:
- the LOC108337581 gene encoding vacuolar cation/proton exchanger 3, with amino-acid sequence MHMSTYSEGTTSGPMEDEDLENNNEKTAMVRKKSEVVVAVASNNGRSEMLRNLMTNLQAVFLGTKLAVLFPAVPLAVVATFYGFGRPWIFAFSLLGLAPLAERVSFLTEQIAYYTGPTVGGLLNATCGNATEMIIALLALHQNKVNVVKLSLLGSILSNLLLVLGSSLLCGGLANLKREQRYDRKQADVNSLVLLLGLLCHLLPLLFRYSLGGAHHSIATNTLQLSRASSVVMLLAYLAYIFFQLKTHRKLFDAQEEEEDEEKAVIGFWSAFTWLVGMTLVISLLSEYVVGTIEAASDSWGISVSFISIILLPIVGNAAEHAGSIIFAYKNKLDISLGVAMGSATQISMFVVPLSVVVAWIMGIRMDLDFSLLETGCLAFTIIITAFTLQDGTSHYMKGVVLTLCYIVIAACFFVLKTPLTDQNSMGNCGAKPSFEAINT; translated from the exons ATGGTCGTTCAGAAATGCTTAGGAATTTGATGACCAATTTGCAAGCGGTGTTTCTTGGTACTAAGCTTGCTGTGCTTTTTCCAGCAGTTCCTTTGGCTGTTGTTGCAACCTTTTATGGCTTTGGAAGG CCTTGGATTTTCGCTTTCAGCCTCCTTGGACTGGCTCCTCTAGCTGAACGTGTCAGCTTCCTGACTGA GCAAATTGCATATTATACTGGTCCAACAG TTGGAGGGCTTCTGAATGCAACTTGTGGAAATGCAACTGAGATGATCATAGCATTATTAGCACTTCATCAGAACAAAGTAAATGTTGTGAAGTTGTCCTTGCTTGGTTCCATTCTCTCAAACCTTCTCTTGGTCCTTGGAAGCTCACTCCTCTGTGGTGGTTTAGCCAATCTCAAGAGAGAGCAAAGATATGACAGA AAACAGGCTGATGTAAACTCACTGGTTCTGTTGCTGGGGCTGCTGTGCCATTTGCTGCCATTGCTGTTCAGATACTCCTTAGGTGGGGCCCATCATTCCATAGCCACTAACACTCTTCAGTTGTCCAGAGCAAGCAGTGTTGTTATGCTTCTAGCATACCTTGCTTACATCTTCTTCCAGTTAAAAACTCACAGAAAATTGTTTGATGCACAAGAG gaggaggaagatgaagagAAGGCAGTGATAGGATTTTGGAGTGCATTTACGTGGTTGGTGGGTATGACATTGGTCATATCTTTGCTTTCTGAATATGTAGTAGGAACAATCGAG GCTGCTTCAGATTCTTGGGGAATTTCTGTAAGCTTCATTAGCATAATTTTGCTACCAATTGTTGGGAATGCTGCAGAACATGCTGGGTCAATCATATTTGCTTACAAGAACAAGTTG GACATATCTTTGGGGGTGGCTATGGGATCTGCAACTCAAATTTCTATGTTTGTG GTTCCATTAAGTGTGGTTGTTGCATGGATAATGGGTATAAGAATGGATTTAGACTTCAGTCTTCTTGAAACTGGATGTCTTGcttttacaattataattacAGCCTTCACTTTACAG GATGGAACTTCCCATTACATGAAAGGAGTGGTTCTTACTCTGTGTTACATTGTCATTGCTGCATGTTTCTTTGTTCTCAAAACTCCTCTAACTG ACCAAAATTCTATGGGGAACTGTGGAGCTAAACCATCGTTTGAAGCCATCAACACTTGA